CGGAAGACATTGCCGCGGCGACCGCGGAAACCCTTGGCGAGTGCGAGAACTTTCTTGTGGCGGGCGCGAGCCGTTACACCACGTTTGACGCGAGGCATGTGTGTACTCCTTGTTCGTCTGAGTTAAATGCCACGGCCGGGCAGCATGGCGGCGACAGAAACCATGTTGGTCTCATGCACTGCGACTGCACCACGGAGGTGACGCTTGTTCTTGGTGGTCTTCTTCGTCAAGAT
This genomic window from Variovorax paradoxus contains:
- the rpmI gene encoding 50S ribosomal protein L35, translated to MPKMKTKSSAKKRFRVRPGGTVKRGQAFKRHILTKKTTKNKRHLRGAVAVHETNMVSVAAMLPGRGI